Proteins encoded within one genomic window of Bradyrhizobium sp. 186:
- a CDS encoding HAMP domain-containing sensor histidine kinase → MIAQQLNFIAVLRQDRRVGAISDHLDQDSRGVQYAGLFDSAGNRLAGNLARLPQDLRIDGTAQAARVARVGRLQGGDPLIRAVARRLENGDVLVMGRNVDETREISSVVGQALMLGLLPALCLCLSAGVWLSVRSQRRVEEVNQRVQRIIAGDLRERLPHRNANDPFSRLAVIVNGMLDEMEAMINALAGVGNDIAHDLRTPLTRARLSLERGRTHATTVEQLQAVADKAIGGIDQSLAIITALLRLTEIENSRRSAGFGNVALHEILREVCDVYEPIAEDKSIELGVDIDRKLHVWGDRDLLFEAVANLVDNAIKFTPAGGKVGLDLLRGDKETIVRVTDTGSGISEQECEAVLRRFYRSDKMRNTPGVGLGLSLVAAIIKLHSFRLVVRPGPGGRIEIVCPDKANGANQPQR, encoded by the coding sequence ATGATCGCCCAACAGCTCAATTTCATCGCGGTCCTGCGGCAGGACCGCCGCGTCGGTGCAATCTCGGACCATCTCGACCAGGATTCCAGAGGCGTCCAGTATGCGGGATTGTTTGATTCTGCCGGCAACCGGCTTGCTGGCAATCTGGCACGGTTGCCGCAGGACCTCAGGATCGACGGAACGGCGCAAGCTGCAAGGGTCGCGCGCGTTGGTCGATTGCAGGGTGGTGATCCGCTGATTCGCGCAGTAGCCAGGCGTCTGGAAAATGGCGACGTCCTCGTCATGGGACGGAACGTCGACGAGACCCGCGAGATATCGAGTGTCGTGGGGCAAGCCCTCATGCTGGGGCTGCTGCCGGCGCTCTGTCTGTGCTTGTCGGCCGGAGTCTGGTTGAGTGTACGCTCCCAAAGGCGAGTCGAGGAGGTCAATCAGCGGGTTCAGCGCATCATCGCCGGTGACCTGCGCGAGCGTCTTCCGCATCGAAATGCCAACGATCCGTTCTCCAGATTGGCTGTGATCGTGAACGGCATGCTTGATGAAATGGAGGCGATGATCAATGCGCTCGCCGGCGTCGGCAACGATATTGCGCACGATCTGCGGACCCCGCTGACACGCGCCCGGTTGTCCTTGGAGCGCGGGCGCACGCACGCAACCACGGTGGAGCAACTTCAGGCCGTCGCGGACAAGGCGATCGGAGGCATTGATCAGTCGCTCGCGATCATCACCGCGCTGCTGCGGCTGACGGAGATCGAGAACAGCCGGCGTTCGGCCGGGTTCGGCAATGTTGCGCTTCATGAAATCCTGCGGGAAGTATGCGACGTTTACGAGCCGATTGCGGAGGACAAGAGCATCGAGCTTGGCGTGGATATCGACCGCAAGCTGCACGTCTGGGGTGACCGGGATCTTCTCTTCGAGGCTGTGGCAAATCTCGTCGACAACGCCATCAAGTTCACGCCGGCCGGCGGGAAGGTCGGCCTGGACCTCTTGCGTGGTGACAAGGAAACTATCGTGCGCGTGACCGATACCGGTTCGGGTATCAGCGAACAGGAGTGTGAAGCCGTGCTGCGGCGATTTTACCGCTCCGACAAGATGCGTAACACGCCGGGTGTCGGGCTCGGACTGAGCCTGGTGGCGGCTATCATCAAGCTGCATAGCTTCCGATTGGTCGTCCGTCCTGGTCCCGGGGGACGCATCGAGATCGTCTGTCCTGACAAGGCCAATGGAGCGAACCAGCCGCAGAGATGA
- a CDS encoding response regulator transcription factor, which yields MMKVLLIEDDGGTAEEIVAELSELGFEVDWASNGIDGLDKARALHPDVLIVDRMLPGMDGLTIIEALRRDQVSTPVLVLSALGAVDDRVRGLRSGGDDYLTKPFAVVELIARIEALLRRPTDSRGTTLRVGPLELDLIERTASRGERKIDLLPREFRLLEYMMRRSDQLLTRAMLLEEVWNYKFVPATTNLVDVHMGRLRHKVDGPGEPQLIHNVRGSGFILRA from the coding sequence ATGATGAAGGTTCTCCTGATCGAAGACGACGGCGGAACGGCCGAGGAAATCGTGGCCGAGCTGAGCGAGCTTGGGTTTGAGGTCGATTGGGCGTCGAATGGAATTGACGGCCTCGACAAGGCTCGTGCGCTGCATCCCGATGTCCTGATCGTCGATCGCATGCTGCCCGGCATGGACGGGCTCACAATCATCGAGGCGTTGCGGAGAGACCAGGTCAGCACCCCAGTTCTGGTGCTGAGCGCGCTCGGCGCCGTCGACGATCGGGTGCGAGGCTTGCGGAGCGGCGGAGACGATTACCTGACGAAGCCCTTTGCAGTCGTGGAGCTCATAGCAAGAATTGAAGCCCTGCTTCGTCGTCCCACGGACAGCCGTGGAACGACGTTGCGGGTCGGTCCTCTTGAACTCGATCTGATCGAGCGTACCGCGTCGCGCGGCGAACGGAAGATCGATTTGTTGCCGCGCGAATTCCGTCTCCTCGAATACATGATGCGGCGAAGTGACCAGTTGCTGACCCGTGCGATGTTGCTCGAAGAGGTCTGGAACTACAAGTTCGTCCCGGCGACGACCAATCTTGTCGACGTGCATATGGGCCGGCTGCGGCACAAGGTTGACGGCCCCGGGGAACCCCAGTTGATTCACAATGTCCGGGGCTCCGGGTTCATTCTGCGAGCGTAG
- a CDS encoding NAD(P)-dependent oxidoreductase: MSGRLGKRGRTVDKRHNPPSEEAPLNSDLRSLRDRAPVVIARSRTAPPGAFASANTELDFRRHPRPDAYVPGYAIRRTSAMLDDVDKRDTTGNPRVDGLMSSRIGFIGLGLMGTAMAANLAADGCNVRAYVRRPERINDLQALGVTATTRRSDLFDSDVIITMLPDDAAVRNVFFGPFGISESLRPGVIHLSMSTISTEASAAFLLEHERRGQGYVAAPVFGNPDAARARQLTVILAGNPTSCERCRPVMDSLGQTFVIGTDPTQANLIKLLGNMMTATALEVLGEVVTVLRKRGQDPQQFVDIMTGTMFDSRVHKNYGSRLVAGSFKPGLTMPLALKDVRLALAEAELAGAPMPSVGVVRDRLITGIARGHGGLDWTALGMVASEEAGL; the protein is encoded by the coding sequence TTGTCAGGCCGCCTTGGCAAGCGCGGCAGGACCGTCGACAAGAGACATAATCCCCCTTCCGAGGAGGCGCCATTAAATAGCGATTTAAGGAGCTTAAGGGATCGGGCGCCCGTCGTCATCGCCCGGAGCCGGACGGCCCCACCGGGTGCTTTTGCCTCTGCCAACACTGAACTCGATTTTAGACGACATCCTCGACCAGATGCTTACGTTCCCGGATATGCGATCAGGAGAACGAGTGCCATGCTTGACGATGTCGACAAACGGGATACGACCGGCAATCCGCGAGTTGATGGGCTGATGTCCTCCAGGATCGGATTCATCGGGCTTGGCCTGATGGGTACAGCCATGGCGGCCAATCTCGCGGCTGACGGTTGCAACGTGCGCGCCTATGTACGCCGGCCGGAGCGCATCAACGACCTCCAGGCGCTCGGAGTGACGGCAACAACACGTCGCTCGGACTTGTTCGATAGCGACGTCATCATCACCATGCTGCCGGATGACGCTGCCGTGCGGAATGTCTTCTTTGGACCATTCGGGATATCGGAGTCCTTACGGCCGGGCGTGATCCATCTGTCGATGAGCACCATCAGCACCGAGGCCTCGGCCGCGTTTCTGCTCGAGCATGAACGTCGCGGTCAAGGCTATGTTGCCGCCCCCGTATTCGGCAACCCCGATGCCGCCAGAGCCCGCCAGCTGACTGTCATCCTCGCAGGCAACCCAACTTCCTGTGAACGTTGCCGGCCGGTGATGGATTCGTTGGGGCAGACTTTCGTCATTGGGACGGATCCCACGCAAGCCAATCTGATCAAGCTGCTCGGCAATATGATGACGGCGACCGCTCTCGAGGTCCTCGGAGAAGTCGTGACCGTCCTGCGCAAGCGTGGACAGGACCCACAGCAATTCGTGGATATCATGACCGGGACGATGTTCGACAGTCGCGTCCACAAGAACTATGGCAGCCGGCTCGTTGCCGGCAGTTTCAAACCGGGGTTGACGATGCCGCTGGCGCTCAAGGACGTGCGCCTGGCGCTGGCCGAGGCGGAGCTGGCCGGCGCGCCGATGCCCTCGGTCGGCGTCGTCCGCGACCGGTTGATCACGGGAATCGCGCGTGGGCATGGCGGACTCGACTGGACGGCACTCGGAATGGTGGCCTCAGAGGAAGCGGGACTATAG